The segment atgtatatttatgaatatttataaaacaactaaatcctaataattggtaaatcatcacttgcttagaattgtgaatacattttataattttatcaatgaaaattaggtaaatatttaatttataatttctcTTAATTTACCATGTGATTTGAATAATATGATAATAGATGATCACTTTACattgtttgaaattaatttcttaaaatcattggatcaaaaatataatcattataaaatatgttttcttaaaaagtatCTAAACTATTTcgtttgtaaattatatatatacacttatatattttgaaaatttatagatattcactttttaatatatgttttaagggaaaatataaagtaaacaaaattcgttttttctatatacaaaatcaatatatcttagatatttccttttattatatatggttttttaaaataaataaactataattaaaaagataatttacactttattaataaaaaggaaattaaacaatttttagtaaTGGTAATTGGATATAACTAAAactaattcattaagggtattcgtgtaatcaaccatcatgAAAATCAACGTGAGCAcgacacataagaaactgacttctcaaataatattatagagatttgaGAAGCAAAATTTTGGAGATGGAGTTTAGGATccgaaattttaatatttaaaataaaaaactttaaactaatttaaaaactattttcgaatttcaaaataaaatttcagaaagtaaattgatataataaaattcgaaaaattaaaataataattttagttctatttttgttatttattaaagtgattattatatttatatatggcAGTTCTCCAAAATATATTCTTAGACTCTTATacattagatatataaatacaaataaataaataataataaataaataaataaatatttttttatagtttcagattatatattttaaaaattatgaatcTTTTACGTAAGTTGTTTGATGCATATAAAATATCATGAATTTTTTATGTAAGTTGtttgatggatataaaatatcttaaaGTATGAACATGGatacgtaaaaaaaaaaactggatttGCAGCTCTTTTGGTTACTAACACGATGATTCGTGGATCTTCATTTAGTAGCACTCATCGTTGCTCCACACGTCGTTGCTCCACAGTATTTTTCATGATTTATCAACAAATGCAGTATATGAAACAAATGTGTTGAAGCATCTGATTAGGTAAGTATATACTTGATAAGGTTGAAGTAGAATCAGCTAATACCATGGATACAAGATATGATGGTCTAGCTTGGTGGAGAAACAATAGTGTGATGTTTCTTATCTGTCTGAAATAGCAAATGGCGTTCTTGCAATTTCTCTCTCCACTATTTCATTGAATTTTCTTTCGCTTGCCGGAACCTTAGagtcttagagcatctccatcaaTGAACCCCTTTTGGggttcatatttttgattttttattattaaattttttctttttctttttgattttcttaaaaaaaaaaaaaaaaaattggaccagtcgcgggccgccacgtgtcgtggggccCGCGCTACAGTGAAGAGGCGGGTTCACTGCAGTGAACTTCCAAGAAACAGGTTCAgatctttataatattttaattttttttttttcgaaaagcGTGTGAACCTCTCCATTGAACCctcaatggagatgctcttacacCCGTATAAaagttctctttcttcttctatgGTTGAAGCATTGATCTCGACACAAAACTGAATTCAAAATGTACTTTTGTCTAATGGACAAAACAGGATTGCATGGATGTTGCATGAACATGAATTCATGGACACTCTCATAGAAGACAATTCAGATTTTTGGTTAGCATAGATTTATCATATTTACAAGAAATAACTCAGCTTAatcaaaattattgaaattccttttttcatctataaacaaacaaaaatccgTGTTCAATCGGTGGAGGCATGACTTTAATGGACACCAACAATGggagaatgaaaaaaaaaatcttttcatgcatgtgttttgtttttgattgttttcattttttgtttgaGTTGTTGAAGCCCCTTTAGTGTtggtttgattaattatttactaATAGCTACACGAAAAATTATGAGTTTTAAGTCTCTGAAAAATAAATTACGTAAAATATTaggaaaaaaaacttataaaatatgaatGAATTTTATAGAGCGGTATAAAATGATGCAgtcaaatatgtaaaataatcagtcaaaatatcatttatataatgttttccattatttgtaataacataatttaccaaccttttaatgaaaaattgaaCTTCTTCTGCCTTTGATTTTTCATTTGACTATTCTTATTTGACAGAaacatttctaaaaattttTGTTGGTTTTCTGATATTCTAGTGTTATGAATATATCTAGCATTTTTTGTAAATGATTGTTCGATAACATGACTCTACAATTCATATCCTAAGTATATTAACCGAACCAAACCTGAATTTAAAACAACAATTATATTTACTAaccaaaaattgaaaaatcaaataaaaccgAATCGAGATTCAAATGGACCAGGTTTtcataccaaaagaaaaaattgaccAGGTTTAATTACAATAGTattcatctatattattaaagttgtagTACAAAATGGAGATGTTTGGATACAAGGATAGGATTCTTAATGATATATGTTTGGAAGCAAGTATAACTTTCACTTAAGTTATTAATCAAAAAATCGTGGCCCATTAAACTGCAAAACAATATGTTTAAACTATCCTTAATTATATGTCAAAAAATCGTGGCCGTCAAGTATAACTATATCTTTCACCTTCAAATATAACCACACCTCACcgtgttaaaaaaaacatgggTACGGTTACAATacgattaatatattttaatttcactAATATATGAATGAAACTGTTTCTACCTTAACATTTTATTCGTGGCCGATCAGGATggatctatattattaaaattgaagtacattttagatttgtttggaaacaagaatAGCACTATACTTCTATACTGTTTGTAAACATAGatagcattttaaaaaaaaaaaaaaattatattattaaaactgaagtacatctattttattaaaactcaagtacaaaatcgAAGTATTTGGAGATTTGAATAtgactattaaaaaaatttagagtgtttggaaacatggattgtagtcttttaaaagaaaaaataattttgttttcagcaaaaaaaaaattaattttgtttggaaagaagGATAGTAATATTAAGCAAAAAAGTAATGGACTTGTGTTATTAAGcccattataaaaaaatattgtcaatatatataagaaaaatacaattcaaaacccaatttgaaataccaactcaaattatggtttttatatttcatattaagttttaaaaatataatatatgtaattatttatatgatggtacgtataaaatactattaattatatgattatttatatgatggtacatataaaatataattaattatatgatgacaatatacaatatataataatgactaagatgggtgttcgggtacccatacgggtttggttctcaTCGGTTTGTGTTTCgagttttcggggtcaaagatttcagccctattaggattttctaaattttggtttgagttcgatttggatctttgcgggtttggttcgaGTTTGGATAAtccatataaattatttttaaataagatagatatattttaaatttctcaaagtctataaataaaataatatattacctataaatttgaataacatatgtaaGAATACTAAGCTTAACATATTAATTggcttgatttaaaattttggatacggaATAAATAACTATTtgaagtatttttggtgatttgagtatactttaactatttcagatatttacttttgactatctatatatattttcatgtatttaaaccaatttaagaGTATCAttcttaatgttttatatatgttaaatcaaaaataattaatatatttaagtatataaatctatttttagataaatttggATACCCGAATACTTCGATTCGGATCAGATTCAGTTCTCTAAATAACAAAACgttgaaaattttgaatatttaagggaaatcaatttatgttcgggtttggtattatATGTTCGGATCAATATCAATCATGTTtctcggattcattttgccaaactctaataattacatgaaaaacaaatattaatatatttttcaaaatatacatcTGCGCAGGCGTgcggatcaaagtctataatcatttattttaataacaagccaaataaatatgttgattggagagagaataaaacaaattgaGAGAAAAACATAGTTTACCAAAAACACTatatgtgtcaaatttattataaagaaatttttactaagataaatacattcaataattacaaacaaataatatatttcatattagcGAAAAATAAtgcccgcgctttcgaagcgcgggtcaaaatctagtacctTTTTAACGATCCAGAATATCATTTCTGAATTCTAATCGATCTATTAGGGGAAGAAATGATTCGTGTTAAGTGTGGCCCACAGAGAGATTATCGCACATTTACAAATATTCTCTTACCTCTTTATATGGCACTCAGCGCCTCAGCGGCCCTAGTCTTCGTTTCGTTTAGTCTCCACACGCCTCTCTCTCCCGATCTCACCTTCAGTCGTCAGATTTCGCCTCCATCCATGTTCGTTTCCAtctgattcatcatcatcaatcatcCTTCATCTGAAAGCCTGATTTGGTTTCGTTCTCATCATGTATAAATCCACATCCTCCTCCATCCTTCGAGCCGCTTCCTCTCGCTCTCCACTCTTCTCCTCCCGATCGTCTCTGACTcaatcctcctcctcctccgccgccgcatCTCCTTCCTCTTCGTCGTCTCTTCTCGGCCGGAGACCTTTCGCCACTTCCTCACCCGCTTTCCGATCGCTTCCTCGCTGGAGCCATTGCCTTCACTCCAGACCATCTCCGTTTCGCCTCAGCTCTCAGATCAGAACCGTCTCTCCCGGTTTAGACCGGCTCAAGAGGAACTTCTCTTCCATGGGTAAtttctatgaaaaaaaaaacgatcgGATCTAGCTTCGATTTCCCGCAAATCGTAACAGtttctttcatttgtttttgtttttctccaGCGTCGGAGCATCCGTTCAAGGGGATCTTCACTACTCTCCCTAAGCCTGGTGGTGGCGAATTCGGGAAGTTCTACAGCTTGCCTGCTCTCAACGATCCAAGGattggtaaaatattattaatctcTTTATTATCAACGATTAGACGGAGTGATCTAATCTTATTATCGCTGTTTTTGCAGATAAGCTGCCTTACTCTATCAGGATTCTTCTTGAATCTGCGATTCGTAACTGCGATaacttccaagtcaccaaggaTGATGTTGAGAAGATTATCGACTGGGAAAAGACTGCTCCTAAACAAGTCGAGATTCCTTTCAAGCCAGCTCGTGTTCTTCTTCAGGACTTTACTGGAGTCCCTGCTGTTGTTGACCTTGCTTGTATGCGTGATGCTATGAACAAGCTCGGCAGTGATTCCAACAAAATCAACCCCTTGGtactttttttataattttggtttatttaagtGTTTTTGCTTAAGCTTCTGGATTACTTACGTAGACCATGATGTCTCCCAGGTTCCGGTGGATCTTGTGATTGACCATTCTGTTCAAGTTGATGTTGCTCGATCTGAGAATGCAGTGCAAGCAAACATGGAGCTTGAGTTCCAGAGGAACAAGGAGAGGTTTGCTTTCCTTAAATGGGGTTCTACTGCCTTCCAGAACATGCTTGTTGTGCCTCCCGGCTCTGGTATTGTTCATCAGGTAACAATTTTGCAGTGTACAAGTCCGTATTTTTGGTTCTCCgtatatatcattttcaaatattatctTCGTTTGTTCATTTTGATGTGTTACTGAGACTTTGCGTAGATTTAGTCTCGGTTTAACCATGATTTGATAATTTCAGGTCAATTTGGAATATCTTGGTAGAGTTGTGTTCAACACCCAAGGCGTTCTCTACCCAGACAGTGTGGTTGGAACTGATTCACACACAACTATGATTGATGGGTTGGGAGTTGCTGGATGGGGAGTTGGAGGCATTGAAGCTGAGGCCACAATGCTTGGCCAGGTAAACTATTGATTGTTGACATTACCATATCTTATATTGGTGAATCCAGAGATTACTTCACTGGACATAGATTGGACAACTTTATTTTGTTGGCTTCGTCTTGCTCCAGTTCAGTGAGATTTTTGTTATATTCAACcattgttctaatgataattttttttcttttgtcagcCGATGAGTATGGTATTGCCCGGTGTAGTTGGATTCAAGCTGTCCGGAAAAATGCGTAATGGTGTTACAGCTACCGATTTGGTTCTAACAGTGACTCAAATACTCAGGAAGCATGGCGTTGTTGGCAAGTTTGTTGAGTTTTATGGTAATCTATTTCCTTGTGAACTCTTTAagtgttttgctttttttttttgacagacGTGTCTTTTTTTTAGGAGAatcttagtctttttttttcttcctcgtCTTAGGTGATGGTATGAGTGGTCTGTCCCTAGCTGACAGGGCCACAATTGCCAATATGTCTCCCGAGTATGGTGCAACCATGGGTTTCTTCCCTGTGGATCATGTTACTCTACAGTATCTCAAATTAACTGGAAGAAGTGATGAGACTGTAAgtatttttgtcttttaatcTTCTTTCTCTGTATATTCATATCTCTGGGCTGATTTAATACTTTTATGCCAGGTGGCCATGATTGAAGCATACCTTCGGGCAAACAATATGTTTGTCGACTACAGTGAGGTACTTCAGCCTTGTCCTTTACATGTTTGGGGTTTTGgcttttcatcttctttctggTTTGTATTTGACTTCTTTTACTTTGTAATACAATTCAGCCTCAGCAAGATCGAGCTTACTCGTCATATCTAGAACTGAACCTGGACAATGTTGAACCTTGCATTTCTGGACCAAAGAGGTATGGGTTTTCTTGGTTTTTGTAGTCACTAAGTGTATTGTCTTATTACTTGATCAGACAATCTTATTGATATCTACTGTGTAGGCCACATGATCGTGTTCCTTTGAAGGAAATGAAAGCTGACTGGAACTCATGTCTCGACAGTAAAGTTGGGTTCAAGGTATGTAATTAGAAGCTTCGTCATGTGGAAGTCTTATTTCTTGAGCGCCTACTTGATCAATGTACTGTCTGTTGTTGCACATTGTGGATGTTACAGTTTACTTACGAATTGTGATTAACATTCTTTGCAGGGTTTTGCAATCCCTAAGGAAGCACAAGAAAAGGTGGCAAACTTTTCATTTAATGGAAAACCAGCAGAGATTACACATGGAAGTGTGGTGATTGCTGCGATCACAAGTTGTACTAATACGTCAAACCCCAGTGTCATGCTTGGTGCTGGTCTTGTTGCGAAAAAGGCTTGTGACCTTGGCCTACAGGTTGGTTTCAGTCACTAGATGAAACTAGAAATCTCTCTGATACTCTGACATTTTCTAATCCCTTGTAAAAACGCTTGCCTCTCTAGGTTAAGCCTTGGATCAAGACAAGTCTTGCGCCTGGCTCAGGAGTTGTTACAAAATACTTACTAAAGAGGtatgtcatattattttcaaatttttatttgttgttgaCGGCTTAAAGCTTGATTCTTGCTTCTgtgttaaaattaatttttacattaCACTCCATGCAGTGGACTTCAAGAATATCTGAACCAGCAAGGTTTCAATATTGTGGGCTATGGCTGCACTACGTGCATTGGTAACTCCGGAGAAATTAATGAATCAGTGGGAGCTGCTATCAcagaaaatggtatttttgagattcacaactAAGACTTTGCTTTGGACTTTCTGCCTTTACATTACACTAAATTATGTGGCTAATTTGTTAATGCTTATTGTTAGACATTGTGGCGGCTGCTGTGCTTtctggaaacagaaactttgaGGGTCGTGTTCACCCACTAACAAGAGCCAACTACCTTGCATCTCCTCCTTTGGTTGTTGCCTACGCTCTTGCTGGAACGGTATTAAATTGCGTGAACTTGTCAAATTTCAACCTACATTGTTGTATGTGATAATGACACATGACACTTTTTCATCTTAATTCCCAGGTTAACATTGACTTTGAAACAGAGCCTATTGGCAAAGGAAAGAACGGCAAAGACGTCTTCCTAAGGGACATCTGGCCAACCACGGAAGAAATTGCTGAGGTATATATTCAACTTACAACCAGAGAACAAAAATTCCCTCTGGTACAGGAATATTAAATTAGTCTTTGGACATATGGATCAGGTTGTTCAATCCAGTGTTTTGCCTGACATGTTCCGAGCAACATACGAGTCGATCACCAAGGGTAACCCGATGTGGAATGAGCTGTCTGTTCCTGAAAACACCCTCTACTCATGGGATCCCAAGTCGACTTACATTCACGAGCCACCATACTTCAAGGACATGACCATGGATCCTCCAGGTCCACACAGTGTGAAGGATGCTTACTGTTTGCTCAACTTTGGGGATAGTATCACCACTGATCACATCTCTCCAGCTGGTAACATCCAAAAGGACAGTCCCGCTGCAAAATATCTCATTGAGCGTGGCGTTGATCGCAAGGACTTCAACTCATATGGAAGTCGCCGTGGAAATGACGAAATAATGGCCAGGGGAACTTTTGCTAACATCCGTATCGTTAACAAGCTCATGAATGGGGAAGTTGGACCCAAGACTGTTCACATTCCTTCTGGAGAGAAGCTATCAGTATTTGACGCAGCCATGGTacgtttgtttgttttatctAATCCAAATGTATACTATTGGATTATAAGTCGATCATGTCTAATGTCTACTGTATTATCAGAGGTACAAATCATCTGGAGAAGACACGATTATTCTAGCTGGAGCCGAGTATGGAAGTGGTAGCTCACGTGATTGGGCTGCTAAGGGACCTATGCTACAGGTTTGTTTAGAACCCTTTCGCTTGCATAAACTCGGTCACTAAGTTTTACATAGACTGAGACATTAAGTTTTGAACTTTTTCAGGGTGTGAAAGCAGTGATTGCAAAGAGTTTTGAAAGGATTCACCGAAGCAACTTGGTGGGAATGGGAATCATCCCGTTGTGCTTCAAGTCTGGTGAAGATGCAGACACACTTGGATTGACGGGTCATGAGCGTTACACGATCCATCTCCCAACCGATATCTCAGAGATAAGACCTGGCCAAGATGTTACCGTCACTACAGACAACGGAAAGTCTTTTACTTGCACAGTTCGCTTCGACACTGAGGTAAAGTGAATAGAGTACTCACTCCGTCATCGAAAAGGCATTTTCTCAATATAAACTAACTAATGGGGGTAAAATGTGCAGGTGGAATTGGCATACTTCAACCATGGAGGTATACTTCCATATGTCATCAGAAACTTGAGCAAGCAGTAGTAGTGAAAAGGTGAAAGGAACTCACGCATCTTTTTTAATAAAGAGAAAAGGAGCTTTACGGCCtgttttcaaaatgttatttttttaaagaaaggGGCAGATAAGTCTGTCGTGGAGATCGATTTCCTGTTGTGCAATATGAGATCGATTTCCTGTGTTTCAATATGAGATTTCAGTTGTCAGTTTACTCGTATCGCTCCCTTTTAAGTTTGTGCAACTTGCAGGacatgaatatattattttcccgaagaaataaaaacgaatctctctctctctctcaatacCTCTTTTAAATTTTCGTATTAACGAAAATTGATGTTGAGATTATTCAACAATGGCCTCAAACAAAAGTAAAATCAAACAACAGATCCATGTCGaactttcttttaaaaaattaaacaaattaatGATCAAACCATATTAGTAAGATTAAATTTTATGATCCATTCCAAGTACTGTATGATCAACCGTATTAATAAATTAGGATCCATTCCAAGTATGATCAACCGTATTCAATTGAACCTTCACACAATAACCGCATCAGATTAAACCTTCACACAATAACCGCATCGGATTAAACCTTCACACAATAAACCGCAtcaaagtaaaatttaattaacCCTTTTCTTTAAGCCGCGTGTTTCCGAGTTCCGACTTTTACCAAGAATCATCGTCGTTAACGTCGCCTCTTAACGGCAAACGTCAAATTCTGATCCTGAAGTAAGAGCTTCGACGCGgcacatttttttgtttttgtttgactCTTTCGTCATCTTCCCGTTAGATGCAGTTTCTGTAGCGATGGCGGAGATCAGAATCGCCGACGAAGACGACCACCTCGAGCTTACCGTCCGCGATCTCGATTCACCGGATTTGGAAAAATCCGCCTCGGCCCCTTCGTTAGCTTCCGGCGAAATCACCCCTCTCCTGAGCCAGAACCAAAGACCCAGGTTCAACATCTTCTCCCCCTCCTACGCTCGACGCAAACCCAGGGTAagtcaacaacaacaacaacaacaacaactcccTCTAAGCTTTGAATCAACACAATTCCATACGATTTCAATTGGAAAGTGAATTGATTCCACAAGAAGTGAGATCAGATTTCGTTGGTGTTTGTGGGTGCAGGAGCA is part of the Raphanus sativus cultivar WK10039 chromosome 5, ASM80110v3, whole genome shotgun sequence genome and harbors:
- the LOC108862421 gene encoding aconitate hydratase 3, mitochondrial translates to MYKSTSSSILRAASSRSPLFSSRSSLTQSSSSSAAASPSSSSSLLGRRPFATSSPAFRSLPRWSHCLHSRPSPFRLSSQIRTVSPGLDRLKRNFSSMASEHPFKGIFTTLPKPGGGEFGKFYSLPALNDPRIDKLPYSIRILLESAIRNCDNFQVTKDDVEKIIDWEKTAPKQVEIPFKPARVLLQDFTGVPAVVDLACMRDAMNKLGSDSNKINPLVPVDLVIDHSVQVDVARSENAVQANMELEFQRNKERFAFLKWGSTAFQNMLVVPPGSGIVHQVNLEYLGRVVFNTQGVLYPDSVVGTDSHTTMIDGLGVAGWGVGGIEAEATMLGQPMSMVLPGVVGFKLSGKMRNGVTATDLVLTVTQILRKHGVVGKFVEFYGDGMSGLSLADRATIANMSPEYGATMGFFPVDHVTLQYLKLTGRSDETVAMIEAYLRANNMFVDYSEPQQDRAYSSYLELNLDNVEPCISGPKRPHDRVPLKEMKADWNSCLDSKVGFKGFAIPKEAQEKVANFSFNGKPAEITHGSVVIAAITSCTNTSNPSVMLGAGLVAKKACDLGLQVKPWIKTSLAPGSGVVTKYLLKSGLQEYLNQQGFNIVGYGCTTCIGNSGEINESVGAAITENDIVAAAVLSGNRNFEGRVHPLTRANYLASPPLVVAYALAGTVNIDFETEPIGKGKNGKDVFLRDIWPTTEEIAEVVQSSVLPDMFRATYESITKGNPMWNELSVPENTLYSWDPKSTYIHEPPYFKDMTMDPPGPHSVKDAYCLLNFGDSITTDHISPAGNIQKDSPAAKYLIERGVDRKDFNSYGSRRGNDEIMARGTFANIRIVNKLMNGEVGPKTVHIPSGEKLSVFDAAMRYKSSGEDTIILAGAEYGSGSSRDWAAKGPMLQGVKAVIAKSFERIHRSNLVGMGIIPLCFKSGEDADTLGLTGHERYTIHLPTDISEIRPGQDVTVTTDNGKSFTCTVRFDTEVELAYFNHGGILPYVIRNLSKQ